A region of Melitaea cinxia chromosome 15, ilMelCinx1.1, whole genome shotgun sequence DNA encodes the following proteins:
- the LOC123660076 gene encoding solute carrier family 41 member 1-like produces MSSFEMNRTKCHSGKTVKSPECNTETDMSADVYRLLTNEDKPPDIRQRKENSWVAGVQMFISFLLAGFGMVAASLLLDVVQHWKVFEQVSEVYILVPALLGLKGNLEMTLASRLSTHAHLGHLETSLKSLVIGNLCLIQCQAILVGFLAAMAAVAMGWIPKGQFDIHHAMLLCASSVLTASFASFVLGLIMIGVIVGSKKLNINPDNIATPIAASLGDLTTLALLSWIASLLYRSIGTSVVLPSIIIIAGAILVPLCGYIAWKNNFTKQALDEGWVPVVSAMVISSAGGLILDYTVSNYKGIAVFQLVINGIGGNMAAVHASRLSTLLHTGQKEGAVIGNTTKLLLLMVIPGQLIFIYTIGYLKAGHTSLTPIFILIYMSAALLQVLLLLTISHYLVIWMWKLGLDPDNSAIPYLTALGDLLGTALLGAAFHILYAIGDKDSDLGD; encoded by the coding sequence ATGAGCTCATTTGAGATGAATAGGACAAAGTGTCATAGTGGCAAAACGGTAAAATCTCCCGAGTGTAACACTGAAACTGACATGAGTGCGGATGTGTATCGGCTTCTTACAAATGAAGATAAGCCGCCTGATATCAGACAAAGAAAAGAAAACTCATGGGTAGCCGGTGTACAgatgtttatttcatttttactaGCTGGATTTGGAATGGTCGCAGCGAGTTTGCTACTGGACGTTGTGCAGCATTGGAAGGTTTTTGAACAAGTATCAGAAGTGTATATTTTAGTGCCAGCATTGCTAGGCTTAAAAGGGAATTTAGAAATGACTTTAGCGTCGCGGCTTTCCACCCATGCTCACCTAGGCCACCTAGAAACAAGTTTAAAATCATTAGTTATAGGTAACCTGTGTCTAATACAATGCCAGGCAATTCTAGTTGGATTCTTAGCAGCGATGGCAGCTGTGGCTATGGGCTGGATACCCAAAGGACAGTTTGATATTCATCATGCAATGTTGCTCTGTGCTTCCAGTGTACTTACAGCTTCATTCGCTAGTTTTGTTCTTGGCTTAATAATGATAGGTGTTATTGTTGGTtctaaaaagttaaatataaatccTGATAATATAGCTACACCTATAGCAGCTAGTCTTGGAGACTTGACAACATTGGCACTACTGTCTTGGATTGCATCGCTATTATATAGATCAATTGGCACAAGTGTAGTACTACCATCTATAATTATCATTGCAGGTGCAATACTTGTGCCGTTGTGTGGCTATATAGCATGGAAAAATAATTTCACTAAACAGGCATTGGATGAAGGGTGGGTGCCAGTTGTTTCAGCAATGGTCATAAGTAGTGCAGGAGGTCTAATATTAGACTACACGGTGTCCAATTATAAAGGAATAGCTGTATTTCAATTAGTCATAAATGGCATAGGAGGTAATATGGCCGCTGTTCATGCTTCAAGATTATCAACTTTATTACATACTGGTCAAAAAGAAGGTGCTGTAATAGGTAATACAACTAAATTGTTATTGCTAATGGTGATACCCGgccaattaatatttatttatacaataggTTATTTAAAAGCAGGTCATACATCTTTAACacccatttttatattaatttacatgtCAGCAGCATTGTTGCAAGTATTACTTCTTTTAACTATAAGTCATTATTTAGTTATATGGATGTGGAAATTGGGATTAGATCCTGATAATTCTGCTATTCCATACTTAACAGCATTAGGTGATTTACTAGGAACAGCATTATTGGGTGCAGCTTTCCACATTCTGTATGCCATTGGAGACAAAGACAGTGATTTAGGTGACTGA
- the LOC123660706 gene encoding 60S ribosomal protein L37a, translated as MAKRTKKVGITGKYGTRYGASLRKMVKKMEVTQHAKYTCSFCGKDAMKRSCVGIWSCKRCKRTVAGGAWVFSTTAASSCRSAVRRLREVK; from the exons ATG GCTAAGCGTACTAAAAAGGTTGGAATAACTGGTAAATATGGCACACGTTATGGTGCTTCCCTACGTAAAATGGTCAAAAAAATGGAAGTCACTCAACACGCGAAATATACTTGCTCTTTTTGCGGAAAG GATGCCATGAAACGTAGCTGTGTGGGTATTTGGTCATGCAAGCGTTGTAAGAGGACCGTGGCTGGTGGAGCGTGGGTGTTCTCCACAACCGCTGCGTCATCGTGCAGGTCTGCCGTGCGAAGATTGCGTGAAGTGAAGTAA
- the LOC123660127 gene encoding dihydrolipoyllysine-residue acetyltransferase component of pyruvate dehydrogenase complex, mitochondrial, translating to MLRTILVRNQVLNDSLKKAIRNNVVRCLSTELARRNHPNKLLELSQKGVNVTPQWNIQIRYYSSLPSHTKVNLPALSPTMESGSIVSWEKKEGDKLSEGDLLCEIETDKATMGFETPEEGYLAKILIPTGTKGVPVGKLLCIIVENEADVAAFKDFKDDSTGESKPAPAKKEAAAAPSPPPPAAAPAAPAAIAPAAAAPAAPRAAASAPAADQHSRIYASPMARRLAELKNLRLGGQGSGLYGSLKSGDLSEAAPLAAPAAPAPAPGATYTDIPLSGMRETIAKRLSAAKQTIPHYQLCATVNVEKLLDMRKEVNARLAAEKSDVKISVNDFILKAVAAACKRVPTVNSHWMETYIRQFSNVDVSVAVATPTGLITPIIFNADSRGIIDISTNMKELANKAKEGRLQPHEYQGGTVTVSNLGMFGITMFNAIINPPQSLILACGGLQELVIPDKNEDQGFRVAKFVTFTASADHRVIDGAVGAQWMKVLKENIENPANIIL from the exons ATGCTGCGAACGATTTTAGTACGAAACCAAGTTCTAAACGATAGCCTTAAAAAAGCTATTCGGAATAATGTAGTAAGATGTTTGAGTACAGAGTTGGCCAGAAGAAATCATCCTAATAA gcTTCTAGAGCTATCACAAAAAGGTGTCAATGTAACTCCACAATGGAACATTCAGATAAGGTACTACTCAAGTCTACCGTCACATACAAAAGTAAACCTTCCCGCATTGTCTCCTACTATGGAGAGTGGTTCTATTGTAAGCTGGGAAAAGAAGGAGGGTGACAAACTGAGTGAAG gtGATCTACTTTGCGAAATTGAAACTGACAAGGCAACAATGGGCTTTGAGACACCTGAGGAAGGCTATTTAGCTAAGATTCTAATACCCACTGGTACTAAAGGAGTACCTGTTGGTAAACTACTCTGTATCATTGTTGAAAATGAGGCTGATGTCGCAGCATTTAAAGATTTTAAGGATGACT CCACAGGGGAATCAAAACCAGCACCAGCTAAAAAGGaag ctgCTGCTGCTCCATCACCACCACCACCAGCAGCCGCCCCTGCCGCCCCGGCTGCCATTGCCCCGGCCGCAGCTGCCCCCGCTGCGCCCCGGGCCGCTGCCTCCGCCCCGGCCGCCGACCAGCACAGTAGGATTTACGCTAGTCCGATGGCCAGGCGACTGGCTGAACTCAAGAATCTTAGACTCGGAG GGCAAGGCTCAGGGCTGTACGGGTCGCTAAAGAGCGGGGACCTCTCAGAAGCGGCGCCCCTGGCCGCCCcggccgcgcccgcgcccgccccgGGGGCGACGTACACCGACATCCCCCTCAGCGGCATGCGCGAGACGATTGCCAAGCGCCTGTCCGCCGCTAAGCAGACCATTCCTCACTACCAGCTGTGTGCCACCGTCAATGTTGAGAAGTTGCTGGATATGAGAAAGGAGGTCAACGCGAGGCTTGCCGCTGAGAAGTCTGATGTTAAG ATATCTGTAAATGATTTTATCCTAAAAGCAGTAGCTGCGGCGTGCAAGCGAGTGCCTACTGTTAATTCACACTGGATGGAAACGTATATTAGACA GTTCTCAAACGTTGACGTCAGTGTAGCAGTCGCGACCCCCACCGGTCTTATCACCCCGATCATATTCAATGCTGACTCTCGAGGCATCATTGATATCTCGACCAATATGAAAGAACTCGCAAACAAGGCTAAAGAGGGCCGCCTCCAACCACATGAGTATCAGGGTGGCACTGTTACTGTGTCCAACTTGGGCATGTTTG GAATCACAATGTTTAATGCCATCATCAACCCACCACAGTCCCTAATTTTGGCTTGTGGTGGTCTGCAAGAGCTTGTCATTCCCGATAAGAATGAGGACCAAGG TTTCAGAGTCGCTAAGTTCGTAACATTCACCGCCTCAGCGGACCATAGAGTAATAGACGGAGCGGTGGGAGCCCAATGGATGAAAGTCCTAAAAGAAAACATCGAGAACCCTGCAAACATCATCCtgtaa
- the LOC123660159 gene encoding phosphatidylinositol 4-phosphate 5-kinase 2-like, with amino-acid sequence MANPGDTELVTDTPKPVKEIPVVQDHGSFKHDTGDIYEGFFEAKKKDKSVKMHGPGTYTTAEGDTYFGEWDADRLGVNEDVCIKFTDGSKYVGKIKDWSYSGRGKYFYPDDSVLECDFSENTPVGNLTLTDPNNHKWLGRAEQGYGWFEPVNHFYEYLEKTKESKVKKRRTTDVGVRSTLSNIKSVD; translated from the exons ATGGCTAACCCAGGAGATACAGAACTGGTAACTGATACCCCGAAGCCAGTTAAGGAAATTCCTGTGGTACAAGACCATGGCAGCTTTAAACACGACACCGGCGATATTTATGAAGGCTTCTTTGAGGCTAAGAAAAAGGATAAAAGCGTAAAAATGCACG gcCCCGGCACTTACACCACAGCAGAAGGCGACACTTATTTCGGGGAATGGGATGCAGACCGTTTAGGAGTCAATGAAGATGTTTGCATTAAATTTACTGATGGTTCAAAATATGTGGGAAAAATTAAAGACTGGTCGTACAGCGGTCGAGGAAAATACTTTTATCCAGATGATAGTGTCTTAGAATGTGATTTTAGCGAAAACACACCTGTTGGAAATTTGACTCTAACCGATCCAAATAATCATAAATGGTTAGGCAGAGCAGAACAAGGTTACGGCTGGTTTGAACCTGTGAATCATTTCTATGAATATTTGGAGAAAACAAAAGAAAGTAAAGTAAAGAAGCGCAGAACTACGGACGTGGGCGTACGTTCTACTTTGTCGAATATTAAATCTGTCGATTag